The following are encoded together in the Oscarella lobularis chromosome 10, ooOscLobu1.1, whole genome shotgun sequence genome:
- the LOC136192312 gene encoding rho guanine nucleotide exchange factor 28-like isoform X2: MDFSPRSCSTLGNQPILITFVDDDLPVDANCVDIWVVFRGASERHEVTATRINASTVKAIIPPHSDAENVSLSICYKSSLDEDFCLIESGTFCYYFDATRSVAEFLFRSVSVLSSLDPLGNVDLSNFALSAEAKDQFDAKLSESFGTVLKDQIDWSLLGPDEDDETPRETLLHFAARLGLCHFAETLMTLPGAQSALEIRNRCGELPRDVASEEILDIFNRLMGQRSKWAYKAMRKGSYRGKQRLSTVGDEEALSPLENSLSLGSPAGSVIMRQRRSSSKSATRHSMAIGEKIETLRDSVFAVEDGEVVLDLKPRKKHHSIPLEETRDTERRSRSALPQLDNTVSSLEDTMLKLRKMSQDLQVLKEKNKQILKNSELSSMAALSASCPSLLDDDCDELSKKTRMPMSPLSAATSGGSIPDLQAVISNANEESKKDRQPLVDLPLRPAHGSDSEDDAASIASVATSTNSDASPTERDRDVAVTMETLLQRVATNLDESIDDVVRDVMEEILNRVACTRSTGSRTFRFSQSSINEHDAGVLLSVDSPNFENVSTPKTPLQDVTKSIRSASAPENCIRAANKGVVRHHSRARSVGEAIKLDQLIEAENEIDTQSLDDVITSPRRHSLDSHGGGGGGGDGAAAAGSVTEISSVTLDFDVDEDDGRREKARVSVTFQEPAATHPHSESEQDGWRDKRITMPPQFFYDKTVEGAFLDDIRHPEEEEDEEEEERGDDVPPVPEWRPRATRVSATTLDYKATPPFATRAMRKISEEEMGISKSSSTPNVAASLRSQRGTSPEEIFRRERQRAFRDHGIRRSETVKTDKVSTSDGEFCVNPKTATTAVAMPPISDSTTQSVILRKTDSAGSVTGSKRRFTSFLSKRKGGEKTKSVLQRKGSKMSVETETKEKKKDSKKHKNQTVNDEESSLFRRSTISGPRDSAGSPASGPAKGKQKPLHVYKSSASIATRVMEVNAQQQQQQQQHSPSLAGSKPFSKSQGSLDTLASEEVTGNAEGYELQQFDDPGLDLVVDEENWQITVDKKILKKLGKKEVARQELIHELILTERRYLQAVKVLRLMFGKGMIAEVGLSVEAVDEMMPKVNIIEELSSCFCQRLKACQNDAQDVVIFHVGSTLVAQFCGESGKMMEDAYSFFCSRHLEAIEKYKELLRANKHFRHFVEKTKHDRRCRRLDVPEHLLLISQRLSKYNSLLNSLVKQTKDRGELKITQEAYDGVKRISYSVDQAIEDRKGELRLSAIQSRLEIRIHSRIVKSMAKKLKRLNLQRNGNKLVYENSDVIWRGSGGKEQDVIVLLTSRLLVFLVEKDNEKYNIATLQDISPPVIQLKRLMSRSVATDSKAMYLITTGKSPEMYTVVLKTKKERERFNAILVPAIEESKKSDEVDGLESSDSEDERKTLADDTKSLGSIASLASPPPTYDETVATSDDEGKGGSSGGIVISDEKRQMLEDLQCQLKARDVEMESIMKAKMKIRGEMRAVLVDSGYSLFTDQSEESLLSSVRQVNHLFESRLGSLMTSTEVPPSPVTVTPGPPSQFHFSSDLKATPSTPSNNAQDALRQRARSFVGPKSSSAEPDIKHAGSGMKTSSTSKVDRRPDLLDLPRLVRERWRPASHGSGDKTPEKYRKKSAPHNAAPGVTRGNSVPSPYPSSTTLSHTSSSDTIDLSEGREDVMGALSLLSQTVETILTKFSEQQTEIEQLRNVMLAQQGADADIRRLLLNSFPPPAAEGGVTTSQSDPSIPIQRTPSATSTKSESPFGSPRPSPRSMSPGIDILQAKKKSKMGKRALPAEN; this comes from the exons ATGGATTTCTCGCCGCGCAGCTGTTCAACGCTG GGAAATCAGCCGATATTGAtcacgttcgtcgacgacgatcttcccgtcgacgcgaattgCGTCGACATTTGGGTCGTGTTTCGCGGAGCCAGCGAACGGCACGaagtgacggcgacgcgtATCAACGCTTCTACGGTCAAGGCGATTATACCGC ctcATTCTGACGCGGAGaatgtttctctttcgatttgCTATaaatcgtcgctcgacgaggATTTTTGCCTTATCGAATCTGGAACGTTTTGCTATTATTTCGACGCAACGCGATCGGTCGCcgaatttctctttcgcaGCGTTTCCGTTCTGAGTTCGCTCGATCCGCTTGGAAACGTCGATTTGTCGAATTTCGCGCTTTCGGCCGAAGCCAAGGATcaattcgacgcgaaatTATCGGAATCGTTTGGCACCGTTTTGAAGGATCAGATCGATTGGTCGCTTCTGGGtcccgacgaagacgacgaaacgccgcGCGAAACGCTCCTCCATTTTGCCGCTCGACTTGGACTTTGTCATTTTGCCGAGACGCTCATGACGTTGCCGGGAGCGCAGTCGGCTTTGGAGATACGGAATCGATGCGGAGAATTGCCACGCGACGTTGCTAGCGAAGAAATCCTAGACATTTTTAACAG ACTCATGGGTCAAAGATCAAAGTGGGCTTATAAGGCAATGAGAAAAGGGTCGTACAGAGGCAAGCAAAGACTGTCGACAGTAGGAG ACGAGGAGGCCCTCAGTCCTTTGGAGAATTCCCTTTCTCTTGGTTCACCCGCAGGTAGCGTCATAATGAGACAACGTCGCagctcgtcgaaaagcgcGACGCGTCATTCCATGGCAATCGGCGAGAAAATTGAGACTTTGCGAGATAGCGTCTTCGCCGTGGAAGACGGCGAAGTCGTTTTGGATTTGAAACCGAGAAAGAAGCATCACTCGATTCCATTGGAAGAGACGCGAGACACGGAGCGACGATCGCGCTCTGCTCTCCCTCAGTTGGATAACACCGTATCGAGTCTCG AGGATACCATGCTAAAGTTGCGGAAAATGAGTCAGGACTTGCAAGTtctgaaggaaaagaatAAGCAAATACTCAAG AATTCCGAGTTGTCGTCGATGGCAGCTCTAAGCGCTTCCTGTCCTTCTCTCCTGGACGACGATTGCGACGAATTGTCAAAGAAAACTCGAATGCCCATGTCACCTCTGTCCGCTGCGACGTCGGGCGGCTCGATTCCGGATCTCCAAGCCGTAATAAGCAACGCGAACGAAGAATCGAAGAAGGATCGCCAACCGCTCGTCGATCTTCCCCTTCGTCCGGCTCACGGAAGTGattccgaagacgacgccgctTCGATCGCTTCCGTAGCGACGAGCACCAACTCGGACGCTTCCCCAACGGAAAGGGACAgggacgtcgccgtcaccatGGAAACTCTTCTCCAACGAGTCGCGACGAATTTGgacgaatcgatcgacgacgtcgtacgtgacgtcatggaaGAAATTTTGAATCGCGTCGCGTGCACGCGTTCGACGGGAAGTCGCACGTTCCGATTCAGTCAGTCGTCGATTAACGAACACGACGCCGGCGTATTGCTCAGCGTCGATAGTCCAAATTTCGAGAACGtatcgacgccgaaaacTCCTCTTCAGGACGTCACGAAAAGCATCAGGTCGGCATCTGCGCCGGAAAATTGCATCCGGGCTGCGAACAAGGGCGTCGTACGGCATCACTCGCGCGCCCGAAGCGTCGGCGAAGCAATCAAATTGGATCAGTTGATCGAAGCGGAGAACGAAATCGATACTCAGTCTTTAGACGATGTAATTACGTCACCGCGACGTCATAGTCTGGACAGCcacggcgggggcggcggcggcggagacggcgCGGCCGCAGCGGGAAGCGTGACGGAGATATCTTCGGTGACGTTggacttcgacgtcgacgaagatgacggaAGACGAGAGAAAGCGAGAGTGAGTGTCACGTTTCAAGAGCCCGCCGCCACGCATCCGCATTCCGAATCTGAACAAGACGGTTGGCGCGACAAGCGAATCACGATGCCGCCGCAGTTTTTCTACGATAAAACCGTCGAGGGAgcgtttctcgacgacattcgACATccggaagaggaggaggacgaagaggaggaggagagaggcgacgacgtgccgCCGGTTCCGGAATGGCGgccgagagcgacgagagtgtctgcgacgacgttggattATAAGGCGACTCCTCCGTTTGCCACGCGAGCAATGAGGAAGATTAGCGAGGAGGAAATGGGGATTAGTAAATCGAGTTCGACTCCTAATGTGGCGGCGTCGCTTCGGTCTCAAAGAGGGACTTCTCCGGAAG AAATCTTTCGGAGGGAGAGACAGCGCGCGTTTCGGGATCACGGAATTCGGAGGAGCGAGACGGTCAAGAC GGATAAAGTTTCTACGAGTGACGGGGAATTTTGCGTAAATCCCAAAACAGCAACGACTGCTGTTGCTATGCCACCCATTAGTGATTCAACAACACAGAGT GTTATATTGAGGAAGACGGACTCTGCTGGCTCTGTTACCGGTTCTAAAAGAAGATTCACGTCCTTTCTGTCCAAGCGCAAA GGtggagagaaaacgaaatccgTTCTGCAGCGAAAGGGAAGCAAGATGTCCGTAGaaacagaaacgaaagagaaaaagaaagacagcaAAAAGCATAAGAATCAAACTGTCAATGACGAAGAATCCAGCCTATTTCGAAGG TCAACGATCTCTGGTCCGAGGGACAGTGCAGGCTCGCCTGCGTCTGGACCGGCAAAGGGAAAGCAAAAG ccTCTACATGTCTACAAGAGTTCCGCCTCAAT TGCCACTCGGGTGATGGAAGTGAACGctcagcagcaacagcaacaacaacagcattCTCCTTCGTTAGCTGGTTCAAAACCATTCTCAAA gagtCAGGGGTCCTTGGATACACTTGCTTCTGAAGAGGTGACCGGAAATGCGGAAGGATATGAATTGCAGCAG TTCGACGATCCAGGTTTGGATTTAGTTGTGGACGAAGAAAACTGGCAGATCACCGTCGACAAAAAG ATTTTGAAGAAACTCGGAAAGAAGGAAGTTGCTCGGCAAGAATTGATACACG aattaattttgactGAAAGGAGATACCTACAAGCTGTCAAAGTCCTACGCTTG ATGTTTGGTAAGGGTATGATAGCGGAAGTTGGGCTTTCGGTTGAAGCCGTTGATGAAATGATGCCCAAAGTGAACATCATAGAAGAGCTGAGCt CATGCTTCTGTCAGCGGCTAAAGGCGTGTCAGAATGACGCCCAAGACGTTGTCATTTTTCACGTTGGATCCACTCTAGTTGCACAG TTCTGCGGTGAAAGCGGAAAAATGATGGAGGACGCCTATAGCTTCTTTTGTAGTCGCCATCTGGAGGCGATCGAAAAGTACAAGGAACTTCTGAGAGCGAATAAACATTTTAGGCATTTTGTTGAA AAAACTAAGCACGatcgtcgctgtcgacgaTTGGACGTTCCCGAGCATCTCCTCCTGATATCTCAACGCCTTTCGAAGTATAACTCTCTGCTGAACTCGCTTGTGAAGCAGACGAAGGATAGGGGCGAGTTGAAGATCACGCAGGAGGCGTACGACGGCGTGAAGCGAATTTCCTACAGCGTGGATCAAGCCATTGAAGATCGAAAAGGAGAGCTGAGATTGAGCGCCATACAGAGTCGTCTGGAGATACGAATTCATTCGCGAATAGTGAAAAGCATGGCAAAGAAGCTAAAA cGATTGAACTTGCAGAGGAACGGGAATAAATTAGTGTACGAAAACTCAGATGTGATATGGAGGGGATCCGGCGGAAAGGAGCAGGACGTGATCGTCCTTCTTACGTCACggcttctcgtttttcttgtgGAGAAAGACAATGAGAAGTACAACATAGCCACGCTGCAGGACATCAGCCCGCCCGTCATTCAGCTTAAGCGTCTCATGTCGAGATCTGTAGCAACTG ATAGTAAAGCAATGTATCTGATTACAACCGGAAAGAGCCCGGAGATGTATACGGTTGtgctgaaaacgaagaaggaaCGTGAACGATTTAATGCTATTCTAGTACCCGCTATTGAAGAAAGCAAGAAGAGCG ATGAAGTGGATGGGCTGGAGTCGAGCGATTCTGAGGACGAACGAAAGACGTTAGCCGACGATACGAAGTCACTTGGATCCATCGCTTCTCTCGCTTCTCCGCCTCCAACTTACGATGAAACCGTGGCAACGAGTGACGACGAGGGAAAGGGAGGGAGTAGCGGCGGGATTGTTATTTCAGACGAGAAGCGGCAGATGTTGGAGGATCTTCAGTGTCAGCTGAAGGCGAGAGATGTCGAGATGGAATCGATTATGAaagcaaaaatgaaaattcgaGGAGAAATGAGA GCTGTTTTGGTAGATAGTGGCTATAGCCTATTCACAGACCAATCAGA agagTCCTTGTTATCATCAGTTAGACAAG TGAATCATCTTTTTGAATCTCGACTCGGCTctctgatgacgtcaaccGAAGTTCCTCCGTCTCCCGTCACAGTAACACCCGGTCCACCGTCTCAATTCCACTTTAGCAGTGACTTGAAAGCGACCCCCTCGACGCCTAGCAACAACGCTCAAGACGCTCTCCGCCAGCGCGCACGATCCTTCGTGGGACCGAAAAGTTCGTCAGCGGAACCGGACATAAAACACGCCGGCAGCGGTatgaaaacgtcgtcgacttcgaaagTGGATCGTCGCCCCGATCTGCTTGATCTCCCGCGTCTCGTACGGGAGCGGTGGCGACCGGCGAGTCACGGAAGTGGCGATAAGACGCCAGAAAAGTATCGGAAGAAAAGCGCGCCTCACAATGCCGCACCCGGTGTTACAAGAGGAAATTCGGTTCCATCTCCGTATCCGTCCTCCACAACGTTGTCGCATACTTCAAGCAGCGATACCATTGATCTGagcgaaggaagagaagac GTAATGGGTGCCTTGTCGTTGCTGTCTCAAACGGTCGAAACGATATTG ACCAAATTCAGCGAACAGCAAACCGAAATAGAGCA ACTTCGTAATGTGATGTTAGCGCAGCAAGGCGCAGATGCTGACATCAGACGACTCCTGCTAAATAGTTTTCCTCCTCCCGCGGCCGAAGGCGGTGTGACCACTTCCCAGTCGGATCCGTCAATACCCATACAGCGGACGCCGTCAGCTACGTCTACGAAGAGCGAATCGCCGTTCGGCTCGCCGCGTCCGTCGCCACGATCCATGAGTCCCGGCATTGACATTTTGCaggcgaaaaagaagagcaagaTGGGGAAGCGAGCGTTGCCCGCTGAAAATTGA
- the LOC136192312 gene encoding uncharacterized protein isoform X1 — translation MDFSPRSCSTLGNQPILITFVDDDLPVDANCVDIWVVFRGASERHEVTATRINASTVKAIIPPHSDAENVSLSICYKSSLDEDFCLIESGTFCYYFDATRSVAEFLFRSVSVLSSLDPLGNVDLSNFALSAEAKDQFDAKLSESFGTVLKDQIDWSLLGPDEDDETPRETLLHFAARLGLCHFAETLMTLPGAQSALEIRNRCGELPRDVASEEILDIFNRLMGQRSKWAYKAMRKGSYRGKQRLSTVGDEEALSPLENSLSLGSPAGSVIMRQRRSSSKSATRHSMAIGEKIETLRDSVFAVEDGEVVLDLKPRKKHHSIPLEETRDTERRSRSALPQLDNTVSSLEDTMLKLRKMSQDLQVLKEKNKQILKNSELSSMAALSASCPSLLDDDCDELSKKTRMPMSPLSAATSGGSIPDLQAVISNANEESKKDRQPLVDLPLRPAHGSDSEDDAASIASVATSTNSDASPTERDRDVAVTMETLLQRVATNLDESIDDVVRDVMEEILNRVACTRSTGSRTFRFSQSSINEHDAGVLLSVDSPNFENVSTPKTPLQDVTKSIRSASAPENCIRAANKGVVRHHSRARSVGEAIKLDQLIEAENEIDTQSLDDVITSPRRHSLDSHGGGGGGGDGAAAAGSVTEISSVTLDFDVDEDDGRREKARVSVTFQEPAATHPHSESEQDGWRDKRITMPPQFFYDKTVEGAFLDDIRHPEEEEDEEEEERGDDVPPVPEWRPRATRVSATTLDYKATPPFATRAMRKISEEEMGISKSSSTPNVAASLRSQRGTSPEEIFRRERQRAFRDHGIRRSETVKTENFGRPLSLHEKPIVPVISEDKVSTSDGEFCVNPKTATTAVAMPPISDSTTQSVILRKTDSAGSVTGSKRRFTSFLSKRKGGEKTKSVLQRKGSKMSVETETKEKKKDSKKHKNQTVNDEESSLFRRSTISGPRDSAGSPASGPAKGKQKPLHVYKSSASIATRVMEVNAQQQQQQQQHSPSLAGSKPFSKSQGSLDTLASEEVTGNAEGYELQQFDDPGLDLVVDEENWQITVDKKILKKLGKKEVARQELIHELILTERRYLQAVKVLRLMFGKGMIAEVGLSVEAVDEMMPKVNIIEELSSCFCQRLKACQNDAQDVVIFHVGSTLVAQFCGESGKMMEDAYSFFCSRHLEAIEKYKELLRANKHFRHFVEKTKHDRRCRRLDVPEHLLLISQRLSKYNSLLNSLVKQTKDRGELKITQEAYDGVKRISYSVDQAIEDRKGELRLSAIQSRLEIRIHSRIVKSMAKKLKRLNLQRNGNKLVYENSDVIWRGSGGKEQDVIVLLTSRLLVFLVEKDNEKYNIATLQDISPPVIQLKRLMSRSVATDSKAMYLITTGKSPEMYTVVLKTKKERERFNAILVPAIEESKKSDEVDGLESSDSEDERKTLADDTKSLGSIASLASPPPTYDETVATSDDEGKGGSSGGIVISDEKRQMLEDLQCQLKARDVEMESIMKAKMKIRGEMRAVLVDSGYSLFTDQSEESLLSSVRQVNHLFESRLGSLMTSTEVPPSPVTVTPGPPSQFHFSSDLKATPSTPSNNAQDALRQRARSFVGPKSSSAEPDIKHAGSGMKTSSTSKVDRRPDLLDLPRLVRERWRPASHGSGDKTPEKYRKKSAPHNAAPGVTRGNSVPSPYPSSTTLSHTSSSDTIDLSEGREDVMGALSLLSQTVETILTKFSEQQTEIEQLRNVMLAQQGADADIRRLLLNSFPPPAAEGGVTTSQSDPSIPIQRTPSATSTKSESPFGSPRPSPRSMSPGIDILQAKKKSKMGKRALPAEN, via the exons ATGGATTTCTCGCCGCGCAGCTGTTCAACGCTG GGAAATCAGCCGATATTGAtcacgttcgtcgacgacgatcttcccgtcgacgcgaattgCGTCGACATTTGGGTCGTGTTTCGCGGAGCCAGCGAACGGCACGaagtgacggcgacgcgtATCAACGCTTCTACGGTCAAGGCGATTATACCGC ctcATTCTGACGCGGAGaatgtttctctttcgatttgCTATaaatcgtcgctcgacgaggATTTTTGCCTTATCGAATCTGGAACGTTTTGCTATTATTTCGACGCAACGCGATCGGTCGCcgaatttctctttcgcaGCGTTTCCGTTCTGAGTTCGCTCGATCCGCTTGGAAACGTCGATTTGTCGAATTTCGCGCTTTCGGCCGAAGCCAAGGATcaattcgacgcgaaatTATCGGAATCGTTTGGCACCGTTTTGAAGGATCAGATCGATTGGTCGCTTCTGGGtcccgacgaagacgacgaaacgccgcGCGAAACGCTCCTCCATTTTGCCGCTCGACTTGGACTTTGTCATTTTGCCGAGACGCTCATGACGTTGCCGGGAGCGCAGTCGGCTTTGGAGATACGGAATCGATGCGGAGAATTGCCACGCGACGTTGCTAGCGAAGAAATCCTAGACATTTTTAACAG ACTCATGGGTCAAAGATCAAAGTGGGCTTATAAGGCAATGAGAAAAGGGTCGTACAGAGGCAAGCAAAGACTGTCGACAGTAGGAG ACGAGGAGGCCCTCAGTCCTTTGGAGAATTCCCTTTCTCTTGGTTCACCCGCAGGTAGCGTCATAATGAGACAACGTCGCagctcgtcgaaaagcgcGACGCGTCATTCCATGGCAATCGGCGAGAAAATTGAGACTTTGCGAGATAGCGTCTTCGCCGTGGAAGACGGCGAAGTCGTTTTGGATTTGAAACCGAGAAAGAAGCATCACTCGATTCCATTGGAAGAGACGCGAGACACGGAGCGACGATCGCGCTCTGCTCTCCCTCAGTTGGATAACACCGTATCGAGTCTCG AGGATACCATGCTAAAGTTGCGGAAAATGAGTCAGGACTTGCAAGTtctgaaggaaaagaatAAGCAAATACTCAAG AATTCCGAGTTGTCGTCGATGGCAGCTCTAAGCGCTTCCTGTCCTTCTCTCCTGGACGACGATTGCGACGAATTGTCAAAGAAAACTCGAATGCCCATGTCACCTCTGTCCGCTGCGACGTCGGGCGGCTCGATTCCGGATCTCCAAGCCGTAATAAGCAACGCGAACGAAGAATCGAAGAAGGATCGCCAACCGCTCGTCGATCTTCCCCTTCGTCCGGCTCACGGAAGTGattccgaagacgacgccgctTCGATCGCTTCCGTAGCGACGAGCACCAACTCGGACGCTTCCCCAACGGAAAGGGACAgggacgtcgccgtcaccatGGAAACTCTTCTCCAACGAGTCGCGACGAATTTGgacgaatcgatcgacgacgtcgtacgtgacgtcatggaaGAAATTTTGAATCGCGTCGCGTGCACGCGTTCGACGGGAAGTCGCACGTTCCGATTCAGTCAGTCGTCGATTAACGAACACGACGCCGGCGTATTGCTCAGCGTCGATAGTCCAAATTTCGAGAACGtatcgacgccgaaaacTCCTCTTCAGGACGTCACGAAAAGCATCAGGTCGGCATCTGCGCCGGAAAATTGCATCCGGGCTGCGAACAAGGGCGTCGTACGGCATCACTCGCGCGCCCGAAGCGTCGGCGAAGCAATCAAATTGGATCAGTTGATCGAAGCGGAGAACGAAATCGATACTCAGTCTTTAGACGATGTAATTACGTCACCGCGACGTCATAGTCTGGACAGCcacggcgggggcggcggcggcggagacggcgCGGCCGCAGCGGGAAGCGTGACGGAGATATCTTCGGTGACGTTggacttcgacgtcgacgaagatgacggaAGACGAGAGAAAGCGAGAGTGAGTGTCACGTTTCAAGAGCCCGCCGCCACGCATCCGCATTCCGAATCTGAACAAGACGGTTGGCGCGACAAGCGAATCACGATGCCGCCGCAGTTTTTCTACGATAAAACCGTCGAGGGAgcgtttctcgacgacattcgACATccggaagaggaggaggacgaagaggaggaggagagaggcgacgacgtgccgCCGGTTCCGGAATGGCGgccgagagcgacgagagtgtctgcgacgacgttggattATAAGGCGACTCCTCCGTTTGCCACGCGAGCAATGAGGAAGATTAGCGAGGAGGAAATGGGGATTAGTAAATCGAGTTCGACTCCTAATGTGGCGGCGTCGCTTCGGTCTCAAAGAGGGACTTCTCCGGAAG AAATCTTTCGGAGGGAGAGACAGCGCGCGTTTCGGGATCACGGAATTCGGAGGAGCGAGACGGTCAAGAC TGAAAATTTTGGAAGACCCTTGTCGCTACATGAAAAACCAATTGTACCTGTTATTTCCGA GGATAAAGTTTCTACGAGTGACGGGGAATTTTGCGTAAATCCCAAAACAGCAACGACTGCTGTTGCTATGCCACCCATTAGTGATTCAACAACACAGAGT GTTATATTGAGGAAGACGGACTCTGCTGGCTCTGTTACCGGTTCTAAAAGAAGATTCACGTCCTTTCTGTCCAAGCGCAAA GGtggagagaaaacgaaatccgTTCTGCAGCGAAAGGGAAGCAAGATGTCCGTAGaaacagaaacgaaagagaaaaagaaagacagcaAAAAGCATAAGAATCAAACTGTCAATGACGAAGAATCCAGCCTATTTCGAAGG TCAACGATCTCTGGTCCGAGGGACAGTGCAGGCTCGCCTGCGTCTGGACCGGCAAAGGGAAAGCAAAAG ccTCTACATGTCTACAAGAGTTCCGCCTCAAT TGCCACTCGGGTGATGGAAGTGAACGctcagcagcaacagcaacaacaacagcattCTCCTTCGTTAGCTGGTTCAAAACCATTCTCAAA gagtCAGGGGTCCTTGGATACACTTGCTTCTGAAGAGGTGACCGGAAATGCGGAAGGATATGAATTGCAGCAG TTCGACGATCCAGGTTTGGATTTAGTTGTGGACGAAGAAAACTGGCAGATCACCGTCGACAAAAAG ATTTTGAAGAAACTCGGAAAGAAGGAAGTTGCTCGGCAAGAATTGATACACG aattaattttgactGAAAGGAGATACCTACAAGCTGTCAAAGTCCTACGCTTG ATGTTTGGTAAGGGTATGATAGCGGAAGTTGGGCTTTCGGTTGAAGCCGTTGATGAAATGATGCCCAAAGTGAACATCATAGAAGAGCTGAGCt CATGCTTCTGTCAGCGGCTAAAGGCGTGTCAGAATGACGCCCAAGACGTTGTCATTTTTCACGTTGGATCCACTCTAGTTGCACAG TTCTGCGGTGAAAGCGGAAAAATGATGGAGGACGCCTATAGCTTCTTTTGTAGTCGCCATCTGGAGGCGATCGAAAAGTACAAGGAACTTCTGAGAGCGAATAAACATTTTAGGCATTTTGTTGAA AAAACTAAGCACGatcgtcgctgtcgacgaTTGGACGTTCCCGAGCATCTCCTCCTGATATCTCAACGCCTTTCGAAGTATAACTCTCTGCTGAACTCGCTTGTGAAGCAGACGAAGGATAGGGGCGAGTTGAAGATCACGCAGGAGGCGTACGACGGCGTGAAGCGAATTTCCTACAGCGTGGATCAAGCCATTGAAGATCGAAAAGGAGAGCTGAGATTGAGCGCCATACAGAGTCGTCTGGAGATACGAATTCATTCGCGAATAGTGAAAAGCATGGCAAAGAAGCTAAAA cGATTGAACTTGCAGAGGAACGGGAATAAATTAGTGTACGAAAACTCAGATGTGATATGGAGGGGATCCGGCGGAAAGGAGCAGGACGTGATCGTCCTTCTTACGTCACggcttctcgtttttcttgtgGAGAAAGACAATGAGAAGTACAACATAGCCACGCTGCAGGACATCAGCCCGCCCGTCATTCAGCTTAAGCGTCTCATGTCGAGATCTGTAGCAACTG ATAGTAAAGCAATGTATCTGATTACAACCGGAAAGAGCCCGGAGATGTATACGGTTGtgctgaaaacgaagaaggaaCGTGAACGATTTAATGCTATTCTAGTACCCGCTATTGAAGAAAGCAAGAAGAGCG ATGAAGTGGATGGGCTGGAGTCGAGCGATTCTGAGGACGAACGAAAGACGTTAGCCGACGATACGAAGTCACTTGGATCCATCGCTTCTCTCGCTTCTCCGCCTCCAACTTACGATGAAACCGTGGCAACGAGTGACGACGAGGGAAAGGGAGGGAGTAGCGGCGGGATTGTTATTTCAGACGAGAAGCGGCAGATGTTGGAGGATCTTCAGTGTCAGCTGAAGGCGAGAGATGTCGAGATGGAATCGATTATGAaagcaaaaatgaaaattcgaGGAGAAATGAGA GCTGTTTTGGTAGATAGTGGCTATAGCCTATTCACAGACCAATCAGA agagTCCTTGTTATCATCAGTTAGACAAG TGAATCATCTTTTTGAATCTCGACTCGGCTctctgatgacgtcaaccGAAGTTCCTCCGTCTCCCGTCACAGTAACACCCGGTCCACCGTCTCAATTCCACTTTAGCAGTGACTTGAAAGCGACCCCCTCGACGCCTAGCAACAACGCTCAAGACGCTCTCCGCCAGCGCGCACGATCCTTCGTGGGACCGAAAAGTTCGTCAGCGGAACCGGACATAAAACACGCCGGCAGCGGTatgaaaacgtcgtcgacttcgaaagTGGATCGTCGCCCCGATCTGCTTGATCTCCCGCGTCTCGTACGGGAGCGGTGGCGACCGGCGAGTCACGGAAGTGGCGATAAGACGCCAGAAAAGTATCGGAAGAAAAGCGCGCCTCACAATGCCGCACCCGGTGTTACAAGAGGAAATTCGGTTCCATCTCCGTATCCGTCCTCCACAACGTTGTCGCATACTTCAAGCAGCGATACCATTGATCTGagcgaaggaagagaagac GTAATGGGTGCCTTGTCGTTGCTGTCTCAAACGGTCGAAACGATATTG ACCAAATTCAGCGAACAGCAAACCGAAATAGAGCA ACTTCGTAATGTGATGTTAGCGCAGCAAGGCGCAGATGCTGACATCAGACGACTCCTGCTAAATAGTTTTCCTCCTCCCGCGGCCGAAGGCGGTGTGACCACTTCCCAGTCGGATCCGTCAATACCCATACAGCGGACGCCGTCAGCTACGTCTACGAAGAGCGAATCGCCGTTCGGCTCGCCGCGTCCGTCGCCACGATCCATGAGTCCCGGCATTGACATTTTGCaggcgaaaaagaagagcaagaTGGGGAAGCGAGCGTTGCCCGCTGAAAATTGA